In Actinomyces marmotae, the DNA window CGGATGGGACTCAATGGTGGCGAGCTCGCCGACCTCCTCGGCGACCTTCGCCAGCAGGCGCACACCGAGCTCGGGACGGGACTGCTCGCGGCCGCGGAAGCGGACGATGCACTTGACCTTGTCCCCGCCCTCGAGGAATCGGCGCACGTGCCCCATCTTGGTGGCGTAGTCGTGATCGTCGATCTTGGGCCGGAACTGGATCTCCTTGAGCTGCGTGTTCGCCTGGTTGCGCCGGGCGTCGCGCGCCTTCATGGCCGACTCGTACTTGAACTTGCCGTAGTCCATGAGCTTGCACACCGGGGGGCGCGCGTCAGGGGCGACCTCGACAAGGTCGAGACCGGCCTCCTCGGCCAGTCGGAGGGCGTCCTCCACGCGGACGACGCCGACCTGCTCGCCACTGGGGCCGACCAAGCGCACCTCGGGGACGCGGATCCGTTCGTTTATACGGGGCTCGCTGATGGCTGTTCCTCACTCCTTGTTCGGATTCCGTGGCAACGGGAAAAGCCCCCGCTGCGCATCGCTAGCGGAGGCCTCATATGCTCGTACGAGCACGCCGACGCGCGGGCACGAGCCCATTGCGCCAGCGCCGGGGGCATGCCCTCGGCAGGAAACCCGGCCCCTTGGCGGGACCCAGGTGGGATTGCTCCGCTTGCGCGCCGGGGATGTACCCCGGCCGGTCAACCACTGAGGCTACCAGAACGCGCGCGTCCATCCCAAGCCGGGAGCGGCGCGATTCCAGGAGACCCACGTGTTCCTGCTCACGCAGCCCATTCCTCTGCTCTCATGTCCCAGGCCGCCACGACGGCGGCCGAGAATGCCCGCGGCGCCACTCCGATGGGGACGGCGGGCGCCCTGATGACGGACCAGGGGCATCGGCCGGCCGCCGATGGGGCGTCAGGCGGGGATGGGGCAGAGTTCGATGGTGTCGATGAGCTCGCCCCAGGCGGGATTGACCATGACGCGCTGACAGCCGTCGAGCGCGGCGGCGACGGCGGGCATGCCCTGGCCGGCGTCCACGCGGATGAAGACCCGCAGCTCGGAGGCCTCTCCGGGAGCGAACGCGACGCCGGTGACGCCGTCGACCGCCTCCAGCTGAGCGCGGACCTCGGACTGGATGGGGTCGGAAGCCCAGGAGGGGATCCAATCCTCTCCCCCGGCGAGCGCGACGACGGCGGGCCGGGGCAGGCGCAGGTCGAGGGTCCCAGGGTCGAGGACCCAGAGCTGATCGGTGTGCTCGCAGGCGACCGCCGCGGCACGATGAGGATCGACGGGGACAGGGCGCACGTCATCGCGCCAGGCGCTCATGGCGGCCGCGGAGGTGAAGACAGGCAGGGCGATGTGGCCGTCGGGCAGGGTGACGGCCAGGGTGGCGGCGTCGCGGCTGGCGTCGTTGGTGTGGACGGCATGGGGGGCGGTGGCGCCGGTGGGGGCGGTGAGCGCGTGAGCGGCGACGGGGACGATGACGCGCGTGGCGGTCAGGGCGGCGACGACGCCGCGCATGTACTCGTGGCGCGGCAGACCGGTGGCCGTGATGGCGGCGGTCACCTCGGGGATCGGCGAGCCGTCGTCATTCGCGAAGGGCGTGGGGGCGGCCAGGAGCCGCTCCATCTTCGCGCGCGCAGCGAGCGCCGCGTCGAGCTGCGGATCGACTGCGGCGGCGCCGTCAGCATTCATGCCGGTCATTCCTCCCACGCCATTGAGATCCTTCACGCCCCATCCTAATCGCGAGACCGGTCGTTGTTAGGAACGAGACCGGTCGTTGTTAGGAGCGAGACCGGTCGTTGTTAGAGGCGAGACCGGTTGGTTGTCCACAGGTCGGTGCTGGTGGGGCAGGGTGGGCGGGGTCCTAGGGTTGGGGCCCGACGGCGATGCCGCCGTCGTCTGGGGCCGACCTGGGGCCTCGCGCTTGCCCTGGTCCACGACCGCATCGACTCCTCGCTTGGAAGGCCCCAGAACCCATGACCCCCGCGCCCCGCCCCTCGCCAACCCACGCCGCTGGTCCCACTGCGCCCCAACAACGCGGCGCCACCCCTCACCCACCCGGCCGGCGGTGCCAGTGCCTCCAAGCGCTGACAACGCGCTGGGCGCGCCCGCCGCCCTATCCCTCCTGGCCTGCTGCGCCCTGGCCCCAGGACTACTGATCCTAACGGCCTGCACCAAGGACCCCACCCCGGCGCCGACCACTCCGACGACGCCGAGCAACACCACAACCAGTTACCCACTCCCGAACCGGTCTCGCTCCTGATATCGACCGGTCTCGATGGGAGTATCCGCATCGCGAGGGCGATCCGCAGGGAACCGGGGTCGGTCCTCCCCCATGCTCGCTGGCGAAGCGGACGATCACCTCAGGGACTGAAAAGCGGGTCCTCACTTCTCAGCGGCATCCTTACTCAGCCAGTGGAGAGCGGTGTCGGGATAGCTGC includes these proteins:
- the infC gene encoding translation initiation factor IF-3, encoding MVGPSGEQVGVVRVEDALRLAEEAGLDLVEVAPDARPPVCKLMDYGKFKYESAMKARDARRNQANTQLKEIQFRPKIDDHDYATKMGHVRRFLEGGDKVKCIVRFRGREQSRPELGVRLLAKVAEEVGELATIESHPRQDGRQMVMVLAPTRKKAEVKSDQRRRREEARASRRAEKHAAKAAQAAAQAASAAQAAEAPAAKLPAAKAPAAKPEPKPAAAKPAAKAAAPKPAAAKPAAPAKAPAPKPAAQAKPKAPAKPAAPAKATEA
- a CDS encoding SseB family protein, yielding MTGMNADGAAAVDPQLDAALAARAKMERLLAAPTPFANDDGSPIPEVTAAITATGLPRHEYMRGVVAALTATRVIVPVAAHALTAPTGATAPHAVHTNDASRDAATLAVTLPDGHIALPVFTSAAAMSAWRDDVRPVPVDPHRAAAVACEHTDQLWVLDPGTLDLRLPRPAVVALAGGEDWIPSWASDPIQSEVRAQLEAVDGVTGVAFAPGEASELRVFIRVDAGQGMPAVAAALDGCQRVMVNPAWGELIDTIELCPIPA